CCACCAGAGAAAACCCAGCAGAAAAATCATGCCCAGGCAGAAACCCACCAGACCATGGGCATAGAGCATATCCAGGTAAAGGTTGTGCGGATGGCTGATGGTGATTTCATCCTTGAGCGGCGCAAGCCCCAGAGAGCGGAAGGCCGCGTTGTACTGTCCGGCCCCGGCCCCGAACCAGGGATGTTCCAGAAAAACGCGCCAGCCCAGATTCCAGAGGCTCCAGCGGCCGTCGTCGATCACGTGTTCCGGCGTCAGGCGTTGCGGCTGGCAAAGGATGAACAGCCCCAGGGCCAGCAGCGGCCAGAGCAGAATGCGCCACTGCCAGCGCCGCCGGCGCAGCAGGGCCCAGAAGCCGAAAGACGCGGCCACAGCCAGCACGCCGCTGCGGCTGGCCGCCCCCTGCAACAGAAAAAAGGCCGGCCAGAAGACGGCCAGGCAGAGAAAAGCGGAACTCACGGCGTCCAGACCCCGGCGCAGGACAAACCAGAGGCCGAAAGCCGGGATCAACGCCAGAGCAATGTAATTGCCCACCGTATAGTCGCCCAGGCTGCCGGTCAGCCGTCCGGCGTTGCGCGTGTAGCCCATGATGAAATCCCGGCCCGTGGCCGCCTGCCAGATGCCGTCCAGGCCCTGCCAGAAGCAGGCCAGCGCGCAGGCCCAGACCAGGCGGCGCAGATCCTTTTCGTCGCGCACGCATTCCATGGCGATGAAGGGCAGGATAAAGCCCTTGTTGACGCCAGTGCCCGCGTGCAGCAGGGACGCAAGGGGGTCTGTGGAAAAACAGACGCCGATGCCGACCATCAGCCAGAGGCAATAGAACAGCCGGCGCGCGTCAAGACGGCGCAACACGCTGTTATGCCATTCATGGCGGTAATAGAGCAGCAGAAAAATAAAGCTGAGCACCGGCATGACCTCGCGCATGCCGTAGCCAATGGGGAAAGAGGCCAGCGAGAACCAGAACGACCAGAACAGGCAGGCGAACCAGAATTCACCCGGCCGTTCGCGGCGCATGGCGCTCCAGGACTCCAGAACGGATGCGGCCCAACGGGCCGGGGCCGCGAAAATTTTCTGCATCATACCTCCCGTTGCGCGCGGACGCATCCGTCCCCGTACCGCTTGTTTTGAGCATAGCCGTCCGGGCGGGCAAATTCAAGCGACACGCTCTTGTGTTAACGGGCCTATGGAACTACTATGCCGTGATCTGCAATATTCACGTTATGACTTGTTTTGAGGAGTATATGGCACGATTTACCGGTTTTGATGAAGTTTTCAGCGCGTTGTATGTGGACTTTGACAATATCTATACCCGTTTTCTGGAGGCGGACCCGGAAGCCGCCAGGGCATTCGGTTCAGCGCCCTACCGCTGGGTACGCTGGATTGAAAACCACGCCCTGCGCATTCTGTACGGCGAGGGAGTGCGCCGCCGCATTCTCAAGCGCACCTGTTATCTGAACCCGCAACGCTATCAGGAATTCCGCAATCCGTTCATCCGCAGTGCCTTTCAGGTGGTGGACTGCCCGCCGCTGACCTCGCGCGGCAAAACCAGCACGGACATCCATCTGGTCATGGACTGCATGGACGACCTTTCCCATTCCACCCACTTTGACGAATTCATCATCCTGTCCGGCGACGCGGACTTCACTCCCCTGCTGATCCGTCTGCAGGAACACGCCCGCCGCACCCTGATCCTTTCCGTGGGCTATTCCTCGCCGGCCTATACCGCCGCCGCCTCCTGGCGCATCCGCGAGGACTGGTTTCTGCAACAGGCCCTCAAGGACGAGCGCGGCGATGACGACGACAACGATCTGCCCGTCGGCGTTCAGACGCCCCGCGTCGCCCAGACCGCGACCCGCGACGTGGACGAGGAGGACGATCCTTCCCCCGGAAACCGCTGAACGCCCTTGACGGCGGCCGCGCCCACGGCTAAAGATGGGCAGGTTCCGGCCCGTGGCCGGTGGATTGTTCCGGCGCGCCCGGCGCGTCCTCTTGATTTTCGCAATCTTAAGGAGGCCCTATGTTTCGCGGAGTTACCCTTGCCCTGCTCATGATGACGCTTTTCTGCGGCCAGGCCCTGGCGGCGGAAAAGTATACCGTGGCCAGCGACTGCACTTGGCCGCCCATGGAAATGCTCAACGCCCAGAAACAGCCGGAAGGCTATTCCACGGATTACATCCGCGCTGTGGCCAAGGCCGCCGGCTTTGAGGTGGACGTCCGCAACATCGCCTGGGACGGCATTTTCGGCGGCGTGGCCACGGGCAAGTACGACATCGTGGCTTCGTCCACCACCATCACCCCCGAACGCCAGAAACAGTTCGACTTCTCCGATCCCTACTATGAAGTGGTCCAGGCCGTGGTGCTGCCCGCGGGCACGAACATCAAGAGCCTGGCCGATCTCAAGGGCAAGAAAGTCGGCGGCCAGATCGGCACCACGGGCATCTTTGTGATGCGCAAGGCCGACGTGGGCGCCGACCTCAAGGAATACGACGACGTGGGCCTGGCCATCCAGGACATGGTGGGCGGCCGTCTTGACGCGGTGATCTGCGACAGCCCCGTAGCCATGTACTATGTGAACAAAAAGGCCGATTACGCCGGCAAGCTGAACCTCTCCTTCAAGACCGACGACAAGGAATACTATGGCTTCACCGTGCGCAAGGGCCGCCAGGATCTGGTGGACAAGCTGAACAAGGGCATCAAGCAGGTCAAGGAATCCGGCCTGGAAGCCAAGCTGATCGAAAAGTGGATGGGCACGGGCAAGTAGCAAGACGTTTTCACGTCGAAAAGCGAATCTGCTCCGGTTCCGACGCGCGGGCGGGCGGCTCCGCCCCCGCCCGCGTCCACCACTAAATACAAAGGCGGCGGCGCGCATGCCTGAACCCAACGACACTCACAGCAAGGGCAATATCGTCATGGTCACCGACGGGGGTTCCATCCCGGACCCTCGCGAATGGCGTCTGATCAACGCATGGTCCATCGCCCTGGTGGGCGCGGTGTGCGCCCTGTTCGCGCTCTGCCTGCTCTGGCCGGAGCCCTATCTGCGCATCCTGCTCTATCTGCCGGACGGCGTGCTGATCACCTTCAAAATCACGGTCATGTCCATCTGTTGCGCCGTGCCGCTGGGCCTGCTGACCGGCCTGGGCCGCATTTCACGCAACCGCGTCATCAATCTTCTGGCCTCCACCTATGTGGAGGTCATCCGCGGCATCCCGTTGCTGGTCCAGCTGTTTTACATCTACTACGCCCTGTCCCGCTTCTTTCAGGTCAGCGGCATCACCTCGGCGGTCATCGCCATCAGCGTCTGTTACGGCGCGTATATGGGCGAGGTGTTCCGCGCGGGCATCATGGCCATTTCCAAGGGACAAAGCGAGGCCGCGCGCTCTCTGGGCCTCAACCGCTTCCAGACCATGTTCTACGTGGTGCTGCCCCAGGCCTGGCGGACCATTCTGCCGCCCGTGGGCAACGAATGCATCGCCATGCTCAAGGACACCTCCCTGGTCTCCATCATGGCCGTGCCCGACATCATGCAGCGCGCCCGCAGCTTTGTTGGCACCACCTATCTGTACTTCGAGACGTACACGGTCATCGCCCTGATCTACCTGATCATCACCCTTGTGCTCTCCAAATGCGTGAGC
The sequence above is drawn from the Desulfovibrio porci genome and encodes:
- a CDS encoding O-antigen ligase family protein, whose translation is MMQKIFAAPARWAASVLESWSAMRRERPGEFWFACLFWSFWFSLASFPIGYGMREVMPVLSFIFLLLYYRHEWHNSVLRRLDARRLFYCLWLMVGIGVCFSTDPLASLLHAGTGVNKGFILPFIAMECVRDEKDLRRLVWACALACFWQGLDGIWQAATGRDFIMGYTRNAGRLTGSLGDYTVGNYIALALIPAFGLWFVLRRGLDAVSSAFLCLAVFWPAFFLLQGAASRSGVLAVAASFGFWALLRRRRWQWRILLWPLLALGLFILCQPQRLTPEHVIDDGRWSLWNLGWRVFLEHPWFGAGAGQYNAAFRSLGLAPLKDEITISHPHNLYLDMLYAHGLVGFCLGMIFLLGFLWWGYRRIRPRLAEEYAERDASPYWRLTAWFWIGFAGWLVNGIFGHDFYRIWWLGLAMSHLGVMIGAVVNGADRNPARPPRGTKGEGNV
- a CDS encoding NYN domain-containing protein, translated to MARFTGFDEVFSALYVDFDNIYTRFLEADPEAARAFGSAPYRWVRWIENHALRILYGEGVRRRILKRTCYLNPQRYQEFRNPFIRSAFQVVDCPPLTSRGKTSTDIHLVMDCMDDLSHSTHFDEFIILSGDADFTPLLIRLQEHARRTLILSVGYSSPAYTAAASWRIREDWFLQQALKDERGDDDDNDLPVGVQTPRVAQTATRDVDEEDDPSPGNR
- a CDS encoding basic amino acid ABC transporter substrate-binding protein; translated protein: MFRGVTLALLMMTLFCGQALAAEKYTVASDCTWPPMEMLNAQKQPEGYSTDYIRAVAKAAGFEVDVRNIAWDGIFGGVATGKYDIVASSTTITPERQKQFDFSDPYYEVVQAVVLPAGTNIKSLADLKGKKVGGQIGTTGIFVMRKADVGADLKEYDDVGLAIQDMVGGRLDAVICDSPVAMYYVNKKADYAGKLNLSFKTDDKEYYGFTVRKGRQDLVDKLNKGIKQVKESGLEAKLIEKWMGTGK
- a CDS encoding amino acid ABC transporter permease, which codes for MPEPNDTHSKGNIVMVTDGGSIPDPREWRLINAWSIALVGAVCALFALCLLWPEPYLRILLYLPDGVLITFKITVMSICCAVPLGLLTGLGRISRNRVINLLASTYVEVIRGIPLLVQLFYIYYALSRFFQVSGITSAVIAISVCYGAYMGEVFRAGIMAISKGQSEAARSLGLNRFQTMFYVVLPQAWRTILPPVGNECIAMLKDTSLVSIMAVPDIMQRARSFVGTTYLYFETYTVIALIYLIITLVLSKCVSIMESRLNYYDGK